TTCAAGTCAATGTTCGGCAACGGTGTGGCAGAAGTGAACGTGGAGAacgtggagggcccggtgctgcGGCAGCTGCTCTCCTACGCGTACACCCTGCAGGCCCCGCAGCAGCTGCCCGACATGGCCCCCAAGCTGCTGGCGGCCGCCCACACCTACAGGTTGCCAGAGCTGAAGGACGTGTGCGAGCAGCGAGCGGTAGCGGATCTGGCGCTGGAGAACGCGGCGGCTCTGGGCGTGCTCGCACTGAGGCACTCCTGCCCCCGGCTCCTGCAGGCTGCCGTTGCGCTTATGAAGGACGACACCCGGAAGGTGATGATGACGCAGAGCTGGAAAGAGACGAAGACCCGGTACCCGCATGCCCTGCTGGA
Above is a window of Schistocerca cancellata isolate TAMUIC-IGC-003103 chromosome 11, iqSchCanc2.1, whole genome shotgun sequence DNA encoding:
- the LOC126108914 gene encoding speckle-type POZ protein-like — protein: MAARKQVEETAAVDLGALLDAGDGAVVTLVAGETRLAAHRAVLESRSPVFKSMFGNGVAEVNVENVEGPVLRQLLSYAYTLQAPQQLPDMAPKLLAAAHTYRLPELKDVCEQRAVADLALENAAALGVLALRHSCPRLLQAAVALMKDDTRKVMMTQSWKETKTRYPHALLDLMDLIVEPPAEDSSPAATGGGPSPATPRQPRSDHAQTPAAAAPPEPARHTPPPPDDAAVSRLR